Proteins encoded within one genomic window of Candidatus Bathyarchaeum sp.:
- a CDS encoding Lrp/AsnC family transcriptional regulator: MLDEIDAKLISRLLADARANFSDIAEDCGLSSTAIHNHYKKLTHAGIIVGSTIIVDFRALGFECFVSFRITIDQTQKKSFFEHVNKLKPIVVFHPLKRYNVHVMMAVKAFSKIPEIKEFIRSHPAVLAIKSNIWNETKFFPENLKIIHSSQFGEPHG, translated from the coding sequence ATGTTGGATGAAATTGATGCTAAACTAATAAGTAGGCTACTGGCAGATGCACGTGCTAATTTTTCAGACATTGCAGAGGATTGTGGATTATCCTCTACGGCTATACACAATCATTATAAGAAATTGACTCATGCTGGAATAATTGTTGGATCAACTATCATCGTTGATTTTAGGGCTTTAGGCTTCGAATGCTTTGTTAGCTTTAGGATAACAATAGATCAAACACAAAAAAAATCCTTCTTTGAACATGTGAATAAACTTAAACCAATTGTAGTTTTTCATCCGCTAAAAAGATATAATGTGCATGTAATGATGGCTGTTAAAGCGTTTAGCAAGATTCCAGAAATCAAAGAGTTCATTCGGTCGCATCCTGCAGTATTAGCGATTAAATCTAATATCTGGAATGAAACGAAGTTCTTTCCAGAAAACCTAAAAATTATTCACTCTTCGCAATTCGGTGAACCACATGGATGA
- a CDS encoding PQQ-like beta-propeller repeat protein, translated as MNLNKSKFCTISLVLVLAISATLTALPTIVSAHDPALEITTFAFINVAPNPVGVNQQVNVLFWLDKVIYNAAADNEIRFHDYTLTITKPDGDTEVVTYDVCWDTTSSQYYSYVPTQVGTYTFHFDYPGQTYTWSGDYENDVYLASSATTTLTVQEEPINPIAATPLPDEYWTRPIYGENSYWFSISSNWLGTGSPLIGILNNKYVAGAVGSKTSHIMWTRPLQSGGVVGATPSTSVAGNTYFEGTAYLRRYTNPIIVAGKLYYTEPLSYAGTTAGPTICLDLETGEVVWSRTDVPTLSFAYIYDYQDMNYHGVWQPILIAVTGGYDYFSGTVTPAVWQGFDADTGNWLFNITNVPSGSAAMGPHGEYLMYVIQNAGTPEEPDYYLCQWNMSKTGSGGAMMSTGEIAGVVDGGTSSCYDWNVSIPWLNTMDSMPTVITAYHDDLMLCYNGTLPGGGAMSSAMSAGIFEPYTYFAVNLDSSKGDVGSVLWWNTLDPAEGNVAVVAAGVDAESRVFVEEYRQTAQWVGYDLDTGDKIWGPTESQLSVAAFDYYGNQFSGDMLGQLAYGRLYSCGFSGIMFCYDISTGDLLWTYGNGGEGNSTSCGYELAYGHYPTNIYAIGDEVIYTLVYEHTVNTPIYKGAKARAIDAITGEELWTLSNYGSSDSYAIADGYSNFMNGHDNQIYVVGKGPSKTAVSIPNNVVKLGSSVLVTGTVIDISTGTEQEEQAARFPNGVPAVSDESMDVWMQYVYQQDERPIDVTGVTVKFEAVDPNSNYQYLGTTTTDFYGNYGFAFEPEVEGTYMIIATFEGSDGYYASTATTYVQVDPTASVSTPIDNEPVDTETPVDSEEPTTSFLTTEVAIIATIAVAAIIGIAAYILLKRK; from the coding sequence ATGAATTTAAATAAATCAAAATTTTGCACTATCTCGTTAGTTTTAGTGTTAGCTATTTCTGCTACTTTGACTGCTTTACCTACTATCGTATCTGCGCATGACCCTGCATTGGAAATCACAACTTTCGCTTTCATCAATGTTGCACCTAACCCTGTGGGAGTCAATCAGCAAGTAAACGTTCTATTTTGGCTTGACAAAGTCATTTATAATGCTGCAGCAGACAATGAAATTAGGTTCCATGATTATACCCTCACTATCACAAAACCGGATGGCGATACCGAAGTAGTAACCTATGACGTTTGCTGGGACACGACATCCTCACAATATTACTCATATGTCCCAACACAAGTCGGCACATACACGTTCCATTTTGATTACCCTGGACAAACATACACTTGGAGTGGTGACTACGAAAATGATGTCTATTTAGCCAGTAGTGCCACAACAACCCTCACGGTACAAGAAGAACCGATTAATCCGATAGCTGCAACCCCCCTTCCAGATGAATACTGGACACGACCAATTTACGGAGAAAACAGCTACTGGTTTTCAATCTCATCAAACTGGCTTGGCACGGGTTCTCCGCTGATTGGCATTCTTAACAACAAGTATGTTGCTGGTGCTGTAGGTTCTAAAACCAGTCACATAATGTGGACACGACCTCTTCAATCTGGAGGAGTTGTAGGAGCAACCCCCTCTACATCTGTTGCGGGAAACACCTACTTTGAAGGAACTGCATACCTCCGAAGGTACACAAATCCGATAATAGTTGCTGGAAAACTGTACTACACTGAACCATTATCCTATGCAGGTACCACTGCGGGTCCAACTATCTGTCTTGACCTAGAAACAGGAGAAGTTGTTTGGTCTCGGACAGATGTACCTACACTGTCATTCGCTTACATCTACGATTATCAGGACATGAACTACCACGGAGTTTGGCAACCCATTCTAATTGCAGTTACAGGTGGTTATGACTACTTTAGTGGAACAGTTACTCCTGCAGTTTGGCAAGGATTTGATGCTGATACCGGAAACTGGTTGTTTAACATAACTAATGTTCCTTCTGGCTCAGCAGCAATGGGTCCACACGGAGAATACTTGATGTACGTTATTCAAAATGCAGGCACACCTGAAGAACCCGATTATTACTTGTGTCAATGGAACATGTCCAAAACAGGATCAGGGGGCGCCATGATGTCAACTGGAGAAATTGCAGGTGTAGTTGATGGAGGTACATCAAGCTGTTACGACTGGAATGTTTCAATACCTTGGCTTAACACCATGGATTCGATGCCGACTGTGATTACCGCGTATCATGACGATCTCATGCTCTGTTACAATGGCACATTACCTGGGGGCGGTGCTATGTCTTCAGCAATGTCTGCAGGAATTTTTGAACCTTACACATACTTTGCTGTTAACCTTGATTCGTCCAAGGGTGACGTAGGTTCAGTGCTTTGGTGGAACACACTAGATCCTGCAGAAGGTAACGTTGCTGTTGTAGCTGCGGGTGTTGATGCAGAGTCACGTGTGTTTGTTGAAGAATATCGGCAAACTGCACAATGGGTCGGTTACGATCTGGACACAGGAGATAAGATATGGGGTCCCACTGAATCTCAGCTATCTGTTGCAGCATTTGATTACTACGGTAACCAATTCTCAGGTGACATGCTTGGTCAACTCGCATATGGCAGACTTTACAGTTGTGGATTCTCAGGAATAATGTTCTGTTACGACATTTCAACTGGTGACCTATTGTGGACTTACGGTAACGGCGGTGAAGGCAACAGCACAAGCTGTGGCTACGAATTAGCTTACGGTCATTATCCAACTAACATCTATGCTATCGGTGACGAGGTAATCTATACCCTTGTTTATGAACACACAGTCAACACGCCGATTTACAAGGGAGCGAAAGCCCGTGCTATTGATGCAATCACTGGTGAAGAACTCTGGACGCTCTCAAACTATGGTTCAAGCGACAGCTATGCTATTGCAGATGGATATTCAAACTTCATGAATGGTCATGACAACCAAATTTATGTTGTAGGCAAAGGACCTAGCAAAACTGCAGTTTCAATCCCAAACAATGTCGTAAAGCTTGGCAGTAGTGTACTGGTTACAGGTACGGTAATTGACATTTCTACAGGAACAGAGCAGGAAGAACAGGCAGCGCGGTTCCCCAATGGAGTTCCAGCAGTTTCTGATGAAAGCATGGATGTATGGATGCAGTATGTCTATCAACAAGATGAACGTCCAATCGATGTGACCGGTGTTACAGTGAAGTTTGAAGCAGTAGATCCCAATTCTAACTACCAATATTTGGGCACAACCACGACTGATTTCTATGGTAACTATGGTTTTGCATTTGAGCCTGAAGTTGAGGGCACATACATGATTATTGCCACCTTTGAAGGCTCTGACGGATACTATGCCTCTACTGCAACAACTTATGTACAAGTAGACCCTACCGCTTCAGTATCAACACCCATCGACAACGAACCAGTAGACACTGAAACACCCGTAGACTCAGAAGAACCAACCACCAGCTTCCTAACTACTGAAGTTGCCATCATTGCAACAATTGCCGTCGCAGCAATAATCGGCATAGCCGCGTACATTCTGCTAAAACGTAAATAA
- a CDS encoding FAD-dependent oxidoreductase — translation MPRKIVIIGAHAAGVDAASAARKTDRTAEITLITKEKKVAYSRCGIPFVLGGHVKSFDDLVVFPDSFYSMMKLNVLTQTTVTDIEPKTKTITITDEFGKKSVLSYDSLIITTGATPLAPKIMGLEKQGVFFVRTIEDGQKIDVALNNAKSAVIVGSGLVGLEVAVACRERGLSVTVVEFLPCVLPFLLDNDMADRVQKMLEEKGVTFILGEPVEEIIGSNKVNGVHVAQKTVPADVVVVATGVAPNVELAKNAGVELGKTKAIKTNSKMQTNLPDIYAAGDCVESVNLVTANPMLSQLGTTAVRQAKVAGINAAGGDSEFVGTLGSWITRLFDTEVGGVGLPAFMAEKYGVKSVSATITSKTKAEYFPGALPIRIKLVAEKQTGKLISAQIIGGEEVTQRINALSFAIQKEMTAYELAKAETCYAPPVSETWEPMVLAAELLLRKLK, via the coding sequence ATGCCCCGAAAAATCGTAATTATTGGGGCCCACGCCGCAGGTGTTGATGCAGCTTCTGCTGCTAGGAAAACCGATAGAACCGCTGAGATCACTCTTATTACAAAAGAGAAAAAAGTAGCATACTCTCGATGCGGTATCCCTTTTGTTTTAGGTGGGCATGTAAAGTCTTTTGATGATCTAGTTGTTTTTCCAGACAGCTTTTACAGCATGATGAAATTAAACGTTCTAACTCAAACCACTGTGACCGATATTGAACCAAAAACGAAGACCATAACCATAACCGATGAGTTTGGAAAAAAAAGTGTCCTCTCATATGACAGTTTAATTATAACAACTGGGGCAACACCTCTGGCACCAAAAATCATGGGTCTAGAAAAACAAGGAGTCTTTTTTGTTAGAACCATTGAAGATGGACAAAAAATAGATGTGGCGCTAAATAATGCAAAGTCAGCAGTGATTGTTGGCAGTGGACTTGTAGGATTAGAAGTTGCTGTGGCTTGTCGCGAACGGGGTTTAAGCGTTACAGTTGTTGAATTTTTGCCCTGTGTTCTCCCTTTTCTACTGGACAACGATATGGCTGACCGCGTCCAAAAAATGCTTGAAGAAAAAGGTGTAACTTTTATTCTCGGAGAACCAGTGGAAGAAATAATTGGTTCCAACAAAGTTAATGGAGTTCATGTTGCACAAAAAACTGTTCCAGCAGATGTTGTGGTAGTTGCCACTGGAGTTGCTCCAAATGTTGAATTGGCGAAAAATGCTGGAGTAGAACTTGGCAAAACCAAAGCAATAAAAACAAACTCCAAAATGCAAACCAACCTGCCCGATATTTATGCTGCTGGTGATTGTGTAGAATCAGTAAACCTTGTTACTGCTAACCCCATGTTAAGTCAACTAGGGACCACTGCTGTAAGACAAGCAAAAGTTGCAGGAATTAACGCTGCAGGTGGAGACTCAGAGTTTGTGGGAACTTTGGGTTCATGGATAACACGTCTGTTTGACACTGAAGTTGGTGGTGTTGGTCTTCCTGCTTTTATGGCTGAAAAATATGGGGTTAAATCTGTTTCTGCAACTATCACTTCAAAAACCAAAGCAGAATATTTTCCGGGAGCCTTACCCATTCGAATCAAACTTGTAGCCGAAAAACAAACTGGAAAACTAATTAGTGCCCAAATAATCGGTGGCGAGGAAGTAACCCAGCGCATTAATGCTTTGTCTTTTGCAATTCAAAAAGAAATGACGGCTTACGAACTAGCAAAAGCCGAAACCTGTTATGCTCCTCCTGTTTCAGAAACTTGGGAACCCATGGTTTTGGCCGCAGAATTGTTGCTAAGAAAACTCAAATAA
- the gcvH gene encoding glycine cleavage system protein GcvH yields the protein MVKVNDYEVPENLYYHKEYLWAKVEENGKVKIGLIDYAQKQINDVIYVELPGVGDSVTKDEPFGILESVKAVSDLISPVSGTIESVNEELDSKPELLNEDPYGEGWIIIVEPTNLEEDLKTLLAFDAAVEWHNMLAKDVENH from the coding sequence ATGGTCAAAGTTAACGACTACGAAGTACCTGAAAATTTGTATTACCACAAAGAATACCTCTGGGCAAAGGTTGAAGAAAACGGAAAAGTGAAAATTGGCCTAATAGATTATGCCCAAAAACAAATCAATGATGTAATATATGTTGAACTTCCCGGAGTTGGTGATTCTGTAACTAAAGATGAACCCTTCGGAATTCTAGAATCAGTCAAAGCTGTCTCAGATCTAATATCTCCAGTAAGCGGTACTATAGAATCAGTTAACGAAGAACTTGATTCCAAACCAGAACTACTAAACGAAGACCCTTATGGTGAAGGCTGGATAATAATCGTAGAGCCAACAAACCTAGAGGAAGACTTGAAAACGCTTTTGGCCTTTGATGCAGCAGTTGAATGGCACAACATGTTAGCAAAAGATGTTGAAAATCACTAA
- a CDS encoding oxidoreductase — MAKEKLKIAFYWAASCGGCEVAVLDVNEKILDVVAAADIVFWPVAIDTKYKDVEAMPDKSIDACFFNGAIRTEENEKMAKLLRQKSKILVAFGSCANDGCVKSLANLSDKNGVFERAYLETQSTVNPDEITPQTRYTVEEGELELPEIYDTVKTLPQTVDVDYTISGCPPPITSILAMFNAFITGDLPPKGSSFLPNKSVCDECPREKKHSEITELKRIYEIEDDGITCFLDQGVICMGMATRAGCGSQCPNVNIPCTGCGGPGPRVVDQGAAAIGALASLAKDTEVVKQIVDPVGTFYKYSLANSILKRKVQK; from the coding sequence ATGGCAAAGGAAAAACTAAAGATCGCTTTTTATTGGGCGGCTAGCTGTGGAGGCTGTGAAGTAGCCGTTCTAGATGTTAACGAAAAAATATTAGACGTTGTTGCAGCAGCTGACATAGTTTTCTGGCCTGTAGCAATCGACACTAAATACAAAGATGTCGAAGCTATGCCAGACAAAAGTATTGATGCCTGTTTCTTCAACGGCGCAATCAGAACCGAAGAAAACGAAAAGATGGCAAAGCTCCTAAGACAAAAATCCAAGATTCTAGTGGCTTTTGGCTCATGCGCAAACGACGGATGTGTAAAAAGTCTCGCAAACCTTTCGGATAAAAATGGCGTCTTTGAGCGGGCCTATCTTGAAACCCAATCAACAGTAAACCCAGACGAAATTACTCCTCAAACACGATACACAGTTGAAGAGGGCGAACTCGAACTTCCAGAAATTTATGATACTGTGAAAACATTGCCCCAAACTGTGGATGTTGACTACACCATATCTGGCTGTCCTCCACCTATTACTTCTATACTGGCAATGTTTAATGCCTTCATTACTGGAGACTTGCCCCCTAAGGGCTCAAGCTTTTTGCCCAACAAGTCTGTTTGTGATGAATGCCCTCGAGAAAAGAAACACAGCGAAATTACTGAACTCAAACGAATCTATGAAATTGAAGACGACGGCATAACCTGTTTCTTGGACCAAGGAGTAATCTGTATGGGAATGGCTACCCGTGCAGGATGTGGCTCTCAGTGTCCAAATGTAAACATTCCTTGCACTGGTTGTGGAGGTCCAGGTCCTCGCGTAGTTGACCAAGGTGCCGCAGCGATTGGTGCTTTGGCATCCCTTGCCAAGGACACAGAAGTAGTCAAACAGATAGTTGACCCCGTTGGAACTTTCTACAAATATTCATTAGCTAACTCAATTCTTAAGAGGAAAGTGCAAAAATGA
- a CDS encoding radical SAM protein → MSKENFISLLESGVFFNDSRSIHFFVPSFVHYKNKFFRSFYNSFPSISVTGSSCALNCKHCNMKVLNTMTPALSPTELFKVCKKLKTDGATGCLISGGCDSEGKVPLSIFLDTFRQIKTELGLTLAVHTGLVDCSMATQLKNAGVDSVLVDIIGSDETIKEIYNLDVTVKSYEQSLKALQNSKIPFIPHVLVGLHCGHLKGEFEALQIIAKFSPSALIVIALMPIRGTPMENVDPPEPIDIVRTLVCAKLLMPNVPVVLGCMRPKSEHRKQTDVLAIKAGVDAIAFPVEEAIQTALSMNLEVSFFSVCCSQIYEMI, encoded by the coding sequence ATGTCAAAGGAAAATTTTATTTCATTACTTGAAAGTGGGGTATTCTTTAATGACTCCCGTAGTATTCATTTTTTTGTTCCCAGTTTTGTGCACTATAAAAACAAGTTTTTCCGATCTTTCTATAACAGTTTCCCATCAATTTCTGTGACTGGTTCTTCTTGTGCCCTGAATTGTAAACACTGTAATATGAAGGTACTAAACACTATGACCCCTGCTCTTAGTCCAACTGAACTTTTTAAAGTATGTAAAAAACTGAAAACCGATGGCGCCACAGGTTGTTTAATCAGCGGGGGTTGTGACTCAGAAGGGAAGGTTCCATTGTCCATTTTTCTCGACACTTTTAGACAGATAAAAACCGAGTTAGGTTTGACTCTTGCAGTCCATACTGGACTTGTTGATTGCTCTATGGCAACTCAGTTAAAGAACGCTGGGGTTGACTCTGTATTAGTTGACATAATTGGTTCAGATGAAACGATTAAGGAAATTTACAATCTTGACGTTACTGTCAAAAGTTATGAACAATCATTAAAAGCGTTGCAAAATTCAAAAATCCCTTTCATTCCTCATGTGCTTGTGGGACTACATTGTGGACACCTCAAGGGTGAATTTGAAGCCCTACAAATCATTGCAAAATTTTCTCCATCTGCGCTTATAGTAATTGCACTAATGCCTATTCGAGGAACACCTATGGAAAACGTGGACCCCCCTGAACCTATAGACATCGTAAGAACCCTTGTTTGTGCAAAGTTGCTTATGCCAAATGTTCCCGTTGTATTGGGGTGCATGAGACCCAAAAGTGAACACCGCAAACAAACTGATGTTCTTGCGATTAAAGCTGGAGTGGATGCAATTGCTTTTCCTGTTGAAGAAGCAATTCAAACTGCCCTGTCAATGAATTTAGAAGTGAGTTTTTTCTCTGTTTGTTGTTCCCAGATTTATGAAATGATTTAG
- a CDS encoding radical SAM protein: MKATGFPEKIRVSIGSAMALGLKNCWTDVKPTTAYLLLGRKSKCLANCGFCPQAKHSNSRADMLSRVTWSEFSIKEVVLSIENAVKQNKIKRICIQSLNYPQVLADVLKLTKEIRSKVQTPISVSCKPLNKEKMNQLLQTGVDRISIALDAATEEIFKKTKGTNVNGPYKWTEHHEALQEAINVFGSGFVSTHLIVGLGETEEEMCQIIQWCVDSGIYPALFAFTPIVGTLLENNPEPPLSKYRRVQVAQWLLTQKKSNIENMKFDNNGQIISFGASKEESSKAIQSGAPFQTSGCPDCNRPYYNEKPSGPFYNYPRPLTAKEAEKERKALGF, from the coding sequence ATGAAAGCCACAGGTTTTCCCGAAAAAATTCGCGTTTCAATTGGTTCTGCCATGGCATTGGGGTTAAAAAATTGTTGGACAGATGTAAAGCCAACTACAGCATACTTGCTTTTGGGAAGAAAATCAAAGTGTTTGGCTAACTGTGGTTTTTGTCCTCAAGCAAAACACAGCAATTCAAGAGCAGATATGCTTTCCAGGGTTACTTGGTCAGAATTTTCAATTAAAGAAGTGGTATTGAGCATAGAAAATGCAGTTAAACAGAACAAAATAAAGCGCATTTGTATCCAGTCCCTTAATTATCCACAAGTTCTTGCTGATGTTTTGAAGCTTACGAAGGAAATTAGATCTAAAGTGCAGACTCCGATCTCAGTTTCTTGTAAGCCCTTAAACAAAGAAAAAATGAATCAACTACTCCAAACAGGAGTTGATCGAATAAGCATTGCTTTAGATGCCGCCACAGAAGAAATCTTCAAAAAAACCAAAGGAACAAACGTAAATGGTCCTTACAAATGGACAGAACATCACGAAGCATTACAGGAAGCTATCAATGTTTTTGGGAGCGGTTTTGTGAGCACTCATCTTATTGTTGGCCTTGGAGAAACAGAAGAAGAAATGTGTCAAATAATTCAATGGTGTGTAGATTCAGGAATATACCCGGCATTATTTGCTTTTACACCTATTGTGGGAACACTACTTGAAAATAACCCTGAGCCGCCATTAAGTAAATATCGTCGAGTTCAAGTTGCCCAGTGGTTACTTACACAGAAAAAAAGTAACATAGAAAATATGAAGTTTGATAATAATGGACAAATCATAAGTTTTGGGGCATCCAAAGAAGAGTCATCTAAAGCAATACAATCAGGTGCCCCATTTCAGACATCAGGGTGCCCAGATTGTAATCGACCATATTATAATGAAAAACCAAGTGGTCCATTTTACAATTATCCAAGGCCATTAACAGCAAAAGAGGCTGAAAAAGAGAGGAAAGCCCTAGGTTTTTAA
- a CDS encoding ArsR family transcriptional regulator, whose protein sequence is MAKIHKDILKLVSEKPMTLVEIAEALEVKEKKTYNALKKLFSDGKIDCDPKNRTYAVTKEQS, encoded by the coding sequence ATGGCAAAAATCCATAAAGATATACTCAAACTTGTTTCAGAAAAACCAATGACCCTTGTTGAAATTGCAGAAGCCCTGGAAGTAAAAGAAAAGAAAACCTACAATGCGCTGAAAAAACTTTTCAGTGACGGAAAAATTGATTGTGACCCCAAAAACCGAACTTATGCTGTTACAAAAGAACAAAGTTAA
- a CDS encoding Ni/Fe hydrogenase subunit alpha, with protein MKEIVIDPITRLEGHGKITIFLNDAGNVENAYFQVPELRGFEKFCEGRRAEDLPIITTRICGVCPVAHHMAGAKALDAAFNVEPTETAKKLRELEYCGYFIYDHILHFYFLGGPDFVVGPDAPAGERNILGVINKVGLDIAGEVIKHRAYGQKITGIIGGRPTHPVSAAMPGGIAKALDEDERQEIEDMLKSCNEFAKFSLKLFDDVVLKNADYVNMITSDPYNLPTYYMGTVDENNKVNFYDGKVRVVDPEGKEFVKFGPSEYLDVIEERVEPWTYVKMPYLKKVGWKGFTTGPDSGIYRVGPLGRLNASDGMATPLAQAEYERMNKTLGKPVHATLAFHWARLIELMYATERGLELIKDPQITSKNIRNKPGTPGEGVGIVEAARGTLIHHYQLDENALAKKINLVVATTHNAPGICMSVKNAAQGIIKDGEVNDGLLNKVEMAFRAYDPCWACATHFAIGEMPLEVNVFDSDKKLVKTVVR; from the coding sequence ATGAAAGAAATAGTAATCGACCCAATCACAAGACTCGAAGGACATGGAAAAATCACAATATTCCTAAATGATGCAGGTAATGTTGAAAACGCTTACTTCCAAGTTCCAGAACTTCGCGGCTTTGAAAAGTTCTGTGAAGGAAGACGCGCAGAAGACCTTCCAATCATAACAACCCGAATTTGTGGAGTTTGTCCCGTTGCTCACCACATGGCAGGTGCAAAAGCATTAGATGCCGCATTTAATGTAGAGCCCACAGAAACTGCCAAAAAACTAAGAGAATTAGAATATTGTGGTTACTTCATTTATGATCACATACTTCACTTCTATTTTTTGGGTGGTCCAGACTTTGTTGTTGGACCTGACGCTCCAGCTGGTGAACGTAACATTCTTGGAGTAATCAACAAAGTAGGTCTCGACATTGCTGGTGAAGTCATAAAACACCGTGCTTATGGGCAAAAAATTACTGGAATCATTGGTGGAAGACCAACTCACCCTGTAAGTGCTGCAATGCCCGGAGGCATTGCCAAAGCGCTTGATGAAGATGAACGCCAAGAAATCGAAGATATGCTAAAGAGTTGTAACGAATTTGCCAAGTTTAGTTTGAAACTGTTTGATGATGTTGTTCTCAAAAACGCTGACTATGTCAACATGATAACAAGCGACCCATACAACCTACCAACATACTATATGGGCACAGTTGATGAAAACAACAAAGTAAACTTTTATGACGGCAAAGTTCGGGTTGTTGACCCTGAAGGAAAAGAATTCGTAAAGTTTGGGCCTTCAGAATACCTAGACGTAATTGAAGAACGTGTAGAACCATGGACTTATGTTAAAATGCCTTACCTGAAAAAGGTTGGTTGGAAGGGCTTTACAACCGGACCTGACAGCGGAATATACCGAGTTGGTCCACTTGGACGACTGAATGCTTCAGACGGCATGGCAACACCCCTTGCACAAGCTGAATATGAACGAATGAACAAGACCCTTGGAAAACCTGTTCATGCAACTTTAGCTTTCCACTGGGCACGACTCATCGAATTGATGTATGCAACTGAACGCGGTCTGGAATTAATCAAAGACCCCCAAATCACAAGCAAAAACATCCGAAACAAACCCGGAACACCTGGAGAAGGTGTCGGAATTGTTGAAGCAGCCCGTGGAACATTGATTCATCACTATCAACTAGACGAAAACGCATTGGCAAAGAAAATTAACCTAGTAGTTGCAACGACCCACAATGCACCTGGAATTTGCATGTCAGTTAAAAACGCAGCCCAAGGCATTATCAAAGACGGCGAAGTTAACGACGGTTTGCTGAACAAAGTGGAAATGGCTTTCCGCGCATACGATCCATGTTGGGCATGTGCAACCCACTTTGCAATTGGTGAAATGCCATTAGAAGTCAACGTTTTTGATAGCGATAAAAAGCTAGTAAAGACAGTCGTTCGCTAA
- a CDS encoding Lrp/AsnC family transcriptional regulator, with the protein MDEIDFKLLRILAKNSRESFRNIAKELDISTDTVSKRYHKLKECGVVKTSVIVDLIQLGYNAHSWYWISISSTAQLSCIVDKLSKIPDVISIDVVTGDCDLIVVAAIRDFRHLQKLDQKIIAIEGITRIDSSQTVLDDQNSFYPLLDKSIL; encoded by the coding sequence ATGGATGAGATAGACTTTAAATTACTTAGAATTTTAGCAAAGAATTCTCGTGAATCTTTTAGAAATATTGCGAAAGAACTTGATATCTCAACAGATACTGTTTCTAAAAGGTATCACAAACTGAAAGAATGTGGAGTAGTTAAGACCAGCGTTATAGTTGATTTAATTCAACTTGGTTATAATGCACATTCATGGTATTGGATATCAATTTCATCCACTGCACAGTTATCTTGTATAGTTGATAAGCTATCAAAAATTCCAGATGTAATTTCCATTGATGTTGTTACTGGAGATTGCGACCTAATTGTAGTGGCTGCTATCCGAGATTTTAGGCATCTACAAAAACTAGACCAAAAAATTATTGCGATAGAGGGTATTACACGAATCGACTCTTCTCAAACTGTGCTTGATGATCAAAATAGTTTTTATCCCCTTTTGGATAAAAGCATTTTATAG